The DNA segment GCCGATTGCCGCGCACATAGGCAAGTCCGTCGATCATCTGGCGAAGTGGGCGGCCGGGCCTGAGCACGATGCGCGGAAGCGGACCGATGGTGAACAGGCTCAGCGCCGAGAAGGCAAATAGGGCCGCGCTGAGCGCGTAGGGAAAATGCGGCGTCACATCGTATAGGATGCCGCCGATCGCCGGTCCGATGATCGCGCCCGATTGCCAGGCTGTAGAGCTCAGGGCGATCGCGTTGGGAAGGAGTTGTCGGGGAACGAGGTTGGGGGCCATGGCGCCAAGCGCGGGTCCGGCGAAGGCGCGGGCCACGCCAAGCAGCGCGGCGACGGAAAAAAGGATCGGCAGGCTAATGAAGCCGCCAGCGGTCGCGACGAGTAGGATCAGCGCGCAGAAGAGTTCGAGCAGGATCACCGCGCGGGCGATGATACGCCGGTCGAAGCGGTCTGCGGCCCAGCCGCTGACCGGCGTCAGCAGGAACAGGGGCACGAACTGGACAAGCCCGATCAGGCCGAGCTGAAACGCCGCGGCGCGGATATCCATCGTTTCGCGGGCGATGTCGTAGACCTGCCAGCCGATGACGATGACCATTGCCATCTGGCCGATGGTCGTGGTCAGCCGGGCGAGCCAGAATGCCCGAAAATCTGCGATCCGCAACGGTTCGGGAAGCCAATTCATTGGCGCGGGGTCGCAGTTAAGGGCGGGGGCAGGAGTGCAAAACCGGTCATGGC comes from the Sphingomonas xanthus genome and includes:
- a CDS encoding MFS transporter; protein product: MNWLPEPLRIADFRAFWLARLTTTIGQMAMVIVIGWQVYDIARETMDIRAAAFQLGLIGLVQFVPLFLLTPVSGWAADRFDRRIIARAVILLELFCALILLVATAGGFISLPILFSVAALLGVARAFAGPALGAMAPNLVPRQLLPNAIALSSTAWQSGAIIGPAIGGILYDVTPHFPYALSAALFAFSALSLFTIGPLPRIVLRPGRPLRQMIDGLAYVRGNRLVLGAITLDLFAVLLGGAIAMLPLYARDILHVGADGLGPLRAAPALGATLTAIFFSFRPIKTDVGVKMLVAVVIFGLATAVFGASTHYFLSLSMLALLGAADMFSVYIRQSLIQLYTPDDMRGRVAAASTLAISASNELGETRSGFTAALLGPVTATVAGGLAAVAVTLTWAWLFPELRRARTFETVEPPPEKPPIVSSGV